In Deinococcus sedimenti, a genomic segment contains:
- a CDS encoding isopeptide-forming domain-containing fimbrial protein, translating to MKRLLPLTALSTLLIAAGTPAGQVIENTATYEDADGRLDSNTVRVTVQPVCAAELTPDRASRAVRPGDTTTVPYTLRNTGNATRAFPLQAQVSGAGVQVTVTPDLNGNGQPDDAPASTVTLEPDQAVTVLVTSAVATSGTHTVTLISGCDSDLRATLTLGAQHQPPLITKTVVGAATIEEGQPVTYTIRVTNPENVTMPDVTVEDVLSSALTFTSVSPDEGVTTTPTGDGRTRVAWRTDLAPRETRTYTLTARVKSGTDDDTEVSNTASATNEGGTATSTPPAVIRVFTSRIVIQKTVSPLVVDPGGRISYALVVTNPSTTAITSTVVTDTPDPQLTVYPDTVNVNGKAIPATLDGGQLRIPVGTMRSGESVTITYDARVPVEPIDQPIRNRALASALGRQGTVVANITSNLVAASVTVRRKLGFSGQDLIGRVYVDRNGNGRFDAPDQPVPGARILMAGGREALTDSNGLYAFANVTPGLQALRLDPRSVPFTPADQRALNRLWNAGTAVTDVVALTSQDFPLRPNQLAVQGADTWTGGHATVTFTATGYAARALHDPTCIRLGDQVLRLTRDARTGPLPAGPRPTPEEVTCP from the coding sequence ATGAAGCGACTGCTGCCCCTGACCGCCCTGAGCACCCTGCTGATCGCCGCAGGGACCCCCGCCGGGCAAGTCATTGAAAACACCGCCACGTACGAGGACGCCGACGGCCGGCTGGACAGCAACACCGTTCGCGTGACCGTCCAGCCAGTCTGCGCCGCCGAACTCACGCCCGACCGCGCCTCCCGCGCCGTCCGGCCCGGCGACACCACCACCGTGCCGTACACCCTGCGCAACACCGGCAACGCCACCCGCGCCTTCCCCCTGCAGGCGCAGGTCAGCGGCGCCGGCGTTCAGGTCACCGTCACGCCCGACCTCAACGGCAACGGCCAGCCCGACGACGCGCCCGCCAGCACCGTCACGCTCGAGCCGGACCAGGCGGTCACGGTCCTCGTGACGAGTGCGGTCGCCACCTCCGGCACGCACACCGTCACGCTGATCAGCGGCTGCGACAGCGACCTGCGGGCCACCCTGACCCTCGGCGCGCAGCACCAGCCCCCCCTGATCACCAAGACCGTCGTCGGCGCCGCCACCATCGAGGAAGGCCAGCCGGTCACGTACACCATCCGCGTGACCAACCCCGAAAACGTGACCATGCCCGACGTCACGGTGGAAGACGTGCTCAGCAGCGCCCTGACCTTCACCAGCGTCAGCCCCGACGAGGGCGTCACCACCACCCCCACCGGCGACGGCCGCACCCGCGTGGCCTGGCGCACCGACCTCGCCCCGCGCGAAACCCGCACGTACACCCTCACCGCCCGCGTCAAGAGCGGCACCGACGACGACACCGAGGTCAGCAACACCGCCAGCGCCACCAACGAGGGCGGCACCGCCACCAGCACCCCACCCGCCGTGATTCGCGTGTTCACCTCCCGCATCGTCATCCAGAAGACCGTCTCGCCCCTCGTGGTCGACCCCGGCGGGCGCATCAGCTACGCGCTGGTCGTCACCAACCCCTCGACCACCGCCATCACCAGCACGGTCGTCACCGACACCCCCGACCCGCAACTGACCGTGTACCCCGACACCGTGAACGTGAACGGCAAGGCCATTCCCGCCACGCTGGACGGCGGGCAGCTGCGCATTCCGGTGGGTACCATGCGCAGCGGCGAGAGCGTGACCATCACGTACGACGCGCGCGTCCCGGTCGAACCGATCGACCAGCCCATCCGCAACCGCGCCCTGGCCAGCGCCCTCGGCCGGCAGGGGACCGTCGTCGCGAACATCACCAGCAACCTCGTCGCCGCGAGCGTCACCGTGCGGCGCAAACTCGGCTTCAGCGGCCAGGACCTGATCGGCCGGGTGTACGTCGACCGCAACGGCAACGGCCGCTTCGACGCGCCCGACCAGCCCGTCCCCGGCGCCCGCATCCTGATGGCCGGCGGCCGCGAAGCGCTGACCGACAGCAACGGCCTGTACGCCTTCGCCAACGTCACCCCCGGCCTGCAGGCCCTGCGACTCGATCCGCGCAGCGTGCCGTTCACCCCGGCCGACCAGCGCGCCCTGAACCGCCTGTGGAACGCCGGCACGGCCGTCACCGACGTCGTCGCCCTGACCAGCCAGGACTTCCCGCTGCGCCCCAACCAGCTGGCCGTACAGGGCGCCGACACCTGGACCGGCGGGCACGCCACCGTCACCTTCACCGCGACCGGCTACGCCGCCCGCGCCCTGCACGACCCCACCTGCATCCGCCTGGGCGACCAGGTGCTCCGCCTGACACGCGACGCCCGCACCGGACCCCTCCCGGCCGGCCCACGCCCCACCCCTGAGGAGGTGACCTGCCCATGA